One window of the Oceanicaulis sp. genome contains the following:
- the rsmI gene encoding 16S rRNA (cytidine(1402)-2'-O)-methyltransferase: MSGADLTDAEARADRPRLVLVATPIGDPGDISARALDTLRAADAIACEDTRVTRQLLASYGIENKRLIACHDHNETASAAGLVKLIEEGAKVALVSDAGAPAISDPGYRVVRACLDAGLDVTAVPGPVAAMAALQISGLPTDRFAFLGFPPRKSGKRKKLFEAYAALPATLIVYESPQRLSETVEDLIAVLGDRNAALAMELTKTFERVFREPLSALKARLSDPPRGEAVLLIEGAEETRERTNKYAEFSRAPARD, translated from the coding sequence GTGAGCGGGGCCGATCTCACAGACGCCGAGGCGCGCGCAGACCGCCCGCGCCTTGTTCTGGTCGCCACGCCGATCGGCGATCCGGGCGACATCTCCGCCCGCGCACTCGACACGCTCAGAGCCGCCGACGCGATCGCCTGCGAGGACACGCGCGTCACGAGGCAGTTGCTCGCCTCGTACGGCATTGAAAACAAACGCCTGATCGCCTGCCACGACCATAACGAGACCGCCAGCGCGGCCGGTCTCGTCAAGCTGATCGAGGAGGGCGCGAAGGTGGCGCTGGTCAGCGATGCAGGCGCGCCTGCGATCTCCGATCCGGGCTACCGGGTGGTGCGCGCCTGCCTGGACGCCGGTCTGGACGTCACCGCCGTGCCCGGCCCGGTCGCGGCGATGGCCGCGCTTCAGATCTCGGGACTTCCCACCGACCGCTTCGCCTTTCTGGGCTTTCCGCCGCGCAAGTCCGGCAAACGCAAGAAGCTCTTCGAGGCCTATGCGGCCCTGCCCGCCACGCTCATCGTCTATGAAAGCCCCCAGCGGCTTTCGGAGACCGTGGAGGACCTGATCGCCGTGCTCGGCGACCGCAACGCGGCGCTCGCCATGGAGCTGACCAAGACCTTCGAGCGCGTCTTCAGAGAGCCGCTTTCGGCCCTTAAGGCCCGCCTCTCCGACCCGCCCCGCGGCGAAGCCGTGCTGCTGATCGAGGGCGCGGAAGAGACCCGCGAGCGGACCAACAAATACGCCGAATTCTCGAGGGCGCCGGCGCGCGATTAG
- a CDS encoding sigma-70 family RNA polymerase sigma factor, which yields MPDAVSGTQPGLDRDALDALVEATAARDRTAFASLFEFYAPRVKAYLLRLNAPEPLAEELAQEVMLTVWRKAHMFDRSQASASTWIFRIARNRRIDAARRAARPDLDGEDPLLQPPEITAPDDSAHAEGRDRRVREALTDLPDEQLALLRMAFFDGLSHRDIADRMGVPLGTVKSRLRLAFDKLRRVLDRDSL from the coding sequence GTGCCCGACGCCGTATCCGGCACCCAGCCCGGCCTAGACCGGGACGCGCTCGACGCGCTGGTGGAAGCCACGGCTGCGCGCGACCGCACGGCCTTCGCATCCCTGTTCGAGTTCTATGCGCCGCGGGTCAAAGCCTATCTTCTGCGCCTGAACGCGCCCGAGCCGCTGGCCGAGGAGCTGGCTCAGGAGGTGATGCTGACGGTCTGGCGCAAGGCGCACATGTTCGACCGCAGCCAGGCCTCGGCCTCGACCTGGATTTTCAGGATCGCCCGCAATCGGCGGATCGACGCCGCGCGCCGGGCCGCCCGCCCCGATCTCGACGGCGAGGATCCGCTGCTGCAGCCGCCCGAGATCACAGCGCCCGACGACAGCGCCCACGCCGAGGGCCGCGACCGCCGGGTGCGCGAGGCGCTCACCGATCTGCCCGACGAGCAACTGGCGCTGTTGCGCATGGCCTTTTTCGACGGGCTTTCGCATCGCGACATCGCAGACCGGATGGGCGTGCCGCTGGGCACCGTGAAGTCGCGCCTGCGGCTCGCTTTCGACAAGCTCAGGCGGGTGCTCGACCGTGACAGTCTTTAG
- the argE gene encoding acetylornithine deacetylase, whose product MAARTSRDWLEELVAIPTVSKTSNLALIDAVEAYLTELGAVCERTVSEDDSRANLHAVLGPDAEGGVVLSGHTDVVPVEGQDWSTHPFTLTERDGRLYGRGSCDMKGFIACALAAAPGFAKATLKRPVHFALSYDEEVGCLGAPKMIARIAEKTPRPSAVIVGEPTMMKVVTGHKGLYSVRVDVWGKEAHSSLVENGACATTAAVRLMHRLVEASDALKTAAPADSPFDPPYGTLTVGRMGGGTAVNILARHAWFEALMRPAPWDDGPGLGAKLKAAAEALEAEMRRTAPDARVEVTVMSDVPPLRPEKDGEAERLARQLTGDNSPRVVAYGTEGGQFQDAGFSTVICGPGSIEQAHQPDEFVAIEQLDACDAFLEKLRDRLCN is encoded by the coding sequence ATGGCGGCTAGAACCTCCCGCGACTGGCTTGAAGAGCTGGTCGCCATTCCCACGGTCTCGAAGACCTCGAACCTGGCTCTGATCGACGCTGTCGAGGCGTACCTGACAGAGCTGGGCGCGGTCTGCGAGCGCACGGTCAGCGAGGACGACTCGCGCGCCAATCTTCACGCCGTCCTCGGACCCGACGCCGAGGGCGGCGTCGTGCTGTCCGGCCACACCGACGTCGTGCCGGTCGAAGGCCAGGACTGGTCCACCCACCCGTTCACCCTCACAGAGCGCGACGGCCGGCTTTACGGCCGCGGCTCTTGCGACATGAAGGGCTTCATCGCCTGCGCGCTCGCCGCCGCGCCCGGCTTCGCCAAGGCGACGCTCAAGCGACCGGTCCATTTCGCGCTGTCCTATGACGAGGAGGTCGGCTGCCTGGGCGCGCCGAAAATGATCGCGCGGATCGCCGAGAAGACCCCGCGCCCCTCCGCCGTCATTGTCGGCGAGCCCACGATGATGAAGGTCGTCACCGGCCATAAGGGGCTCTACTCGGTGCGGGTCGACGTCTGGGGCAAGGAAGCCCATTCAAGCCTGGTGGAGAACGGCGCCTGCGCGACCACGGCCGCGGTGCGCCTGATGCACCGGCTGGTCGAAGCCTCGGACGCGCTGAAAACCGCCGCGCCCGCCGACAGCCCGTTCGACCCGCCTTACGGCACGCTGACCGTGGGCCGCATGGGCGGCGGCACGGCGGTGAACATTCTGGCCCGTCACGCCTGGTTCGAGGCGCTGATGCGGCCCGCGCCCTGGGATGACGGGCCGGGGCTGGGCGCCAAGCTGAAGGCGGCCGCCGAAGCGCTTGAAGCCGAGATGCGCCGCACCGCGCCCGACGCCCGGGTCGAGGTGACGGTGATGAGCGACGTGCCGCCGCTGCGCCCTGAGAAAGACGGCGAGGCCGAGCGCCTGGCCCGCCAGCTCACCGGGGACAATTCTCCCCGTGTCGTGGCCTACGGCACCGAGGGCGGGCAGTTCCAGGACGCCGGATTCTCCACCGTGATCTGCGGGCCGGGCTCGATCGAGCAGGCCCACCAGCCGGATGAATTCGTCGCGATCGAACAGCTGGACGCCTGCGACGCCTTTCTTGAAAAGCTCAGGGACCGCCTCTGCAATTGA
- a CDS encoding circularly permuted type 2 ATP-grasp protein: MSGPGLFDKYDASPAFCEVSGRADDPEIQRLFYKRLGKKTRAALARRKKRAEEELFNLGITFTVYFGEDTVDRVLPFDVIPRPITGSDWDAMEAGVKQRIAALNAFLHDIYHDQKILKDGVVPADLVTGNKYFLKEMEGLDLPHRNYVHVCGTDMIRDTDGSFLVLEDNCRAPSGVSYVIENRHLMQRSFPDLMENARIRPVSDYGVKLREKLSDCAPQGVDDPKVVLLTPGMFNSAYFEHVFLAREMGVPLVEGRDLYVDETDQVFMKTVSGPEPVHVIYRRIDDAFLDPEAFRKDSMLGTPGLMRALRSGKVAIANAPGTGVADDKAVYAYMPEIVRYYLDEEPILRNVDTYVCRREEDRKYVLDHLDELVVKPVGESGGYGIVVGPKSTRAEREEVGKAIRRDPSNYIAQPMITLSACPTLTGEGVAPRHVDLRPFAVTGESTWVLPGGLTRVAMKKGSIIVNSSQGGGSKDTWVLS, translated from the coding sequence ATGTCCGGCCCCGGTCTTTTCGACAAATACGACGCCTCACCGGCATTCTGCGAAGTGTCCGGCCGGGCCGACGACCCGGAAATCCAGCGCCTGTTCTACAAGCGCCTGGGCAAGAAGACCCGCGCCGCCCTGGCGCGCCGGAAGAAGCGCGCCGAGGAGGAGCTGTTCAATCTCGGCATCACCTTCACGGTCTATTTCGGCGAAGACACGGTGGACCGTGTGCTGCCCTTCGACGTCATCCCCCGCCCGATCACGGGATCGGACTGGGACGCGATGGAGGCCGGGGTCAAGCAGCGCATCGCGGCGCTGAACGCCTTCCTGCACGACATCTATCACGATCAGAAGATCCTGAAGGACGGGGTAGTCCCGGCCGATCTCGTCACCGGAAACAAGTATTTCCTCAAGGAGATGGAAGGCCTGGATCTGCCGCACCGCAACTACGTGCATGTGTGCGGCACCGACATGATCCGCGACACCGACGGCTCCTTCCTGGTGCTCGAGGACAATTGCCGCGCGCCTTCAGGCGTCAGCTACGTCATCGAGAACCGCCATCTGATGCAGCGCTCCTTTCCTGATCTGATGGAGAATGCGCGCATCCGCCCGGTGTCCGACTACGGGGTGAAGCTGCGCGAGAAGCTCAGCGATTGCGCGCCCCAGGGCGTGGACGATCCCAAGGTCGTCCTGCTCACGCCGGGCATGTTCAATTCCGCCTATTTCGAGCACGTCTTCCTGGCCCGGGAGATGGGCGTGCCCCTGGTCGAGGGGCGCGACCTCTATGTCGATGAAACCGATCAGGTGTTCATGAAGACCGTGTCCGGGCCCGAGCCGGTGCACGTGATCTACCGGCGGATCGACGACGCGTTCCTGGACCCCGAAGCCTTCCGCAAGGACTCCATGCTGGGCACGCCGGGCCTGATGCGCGCGCTGCGCTCAGGCAAGGTCGCGATCGCCAACGCGCCGGGGACCGGGGTGGCCGACGACAAGGCGGTTTACGCCTACATGCCTGAAATCGTGCGCTATTACCTCGATGAAGAGCCGATCCTCAGAAACGTCGACACCTATGTCTGCCGGCGCGAGGAGGACCGCAAATACGTGCTCGACCATCTCGACGAGCTCGTGGTCAAGCCGGTCGGCGAAAGCGGCGGTTACGGCATCGTGGTAGGGCCCAAATCCACCCGCGCCGAGCGCGAGGAAGTCGGAAAGGCGATCCGCCGCGATCCGTCCAATTACATCGCCCAGCCCATGATCACCCTGTCGGCCTGCCCCACCCTGACCGGCGAGGGCGTCGCGCCGCGCCATGTCGATCTCAGGCCCTTCGCGGTGACCGGCGAGAGCACCTGGGTGCTGCCCGGCGGGCTGACCCGCGTGGCCATGAAGAAGGGCTCCATCATCGTCAATTCAAGCCAAGGCGGAGGGTCGAAGGATACCTGGGTCCTCTCATAG
- a CDS encoding invasion associated locus B family protein, giving the protein MRSPLAALAALAALTAPAAAQQGAEPVFQGAHQDWRVFTRGEGDAKVCYALSRPTESLPASVDHGEVFFLVSSWANGAADEQPSFLAGYPLRNQSPPRARVGSDRFTMFVSEREGFLEEPRDESRLVDAMRRGAVMRVEAVSQRGTATAYQFSLSGVTAALDKVEDLCR; this is encoded by the coding sequence ATGCGCAGCCCGCTCGCCGCTCTCGCCGCCCTGGCGGCCCTGACCGCGCCCGCCGCAGCCCAGCAAGGCGCAGAGCCGGTCTTCCAGGGCGCCCACCAGGACTGGCGCGTCTTCACCCGCGGCGAGGGCGACGCCAAGGTCTGCTACGCCCTGTCGCGCCCCACCGAGTCCCTGCCCGCCAGCGTCGATCACGGCGAGGTGTTCTTTCTGGTGTCGAGCTGGGCGAACGGCGCGGCGGACGAACAGCCGAGCTTCCTGGCCGGCTATCCGCTGAGAAACCAGAGCCCGCCGCGCGCCCGGGTCGGATCGGACCGGTTCACCATGTTCGTCAGCGAGCGCGAAGGCTTCCTGGAAGAACCCCGCGACGAAAGCCGGCTGGTGGACGCCATGCGCCGCGGCGCGGTGATGCGGGTGGAGGCGGTGAGCCAGCGCGGCACCGCGACAGCCTACCAGTTCTCGCTGTCAGGCGTCACCGCGGCGCTCGACAAGGTCGAGGATCTTTGCCGCTAG
- a CDS encoding S9 family peptidase, with protein MTYSFTRAAAAAGAVCLFAAPALAQQPLTIDDLFQMQTVTSASISPDGDWIAYTVRDPRDITEGEENGGADSHLWVVPADGGTARPFITGDVSVSSVAWRPEAGTITFRARREGDENTVLYEIDPAGGEAQRLFAHSESVGSYVWAPDGETVFFLGREHEPEDDWRDKGFTAYAYEEDLDFTRLWRVALPRGGEAGEAAMIELDGDASAIEISGDGARLAVALAPTPLVDDFYMKRRWSVIDADTGATISTVETPGKTGGAAFSPDGTQLALIVGADQNDPTAGTLAIADAATGDYTLIARDAEQHVEDAVWLDGDTVLALAAVSTETALVAYRTDGTEERRRTQDEIVLRGLEYHPPSRRLVAVADSADHPREVFSASRWTRALDRLTDHNPWLADRALGEQRTYSFTASDGVRVDGVLITPQGEAPEGGWPLIMTVHGGPEAHDADGWLTSYSDPGHIGAGEGFAVYYPNYRGSTGRGEAYAKQHQNDYAGREFDDLVDAIGALSGEGIVDADRVGITGGSYGGYAAMWGATAQSEYFAASVAFVGVSNQISKFNTTDIPNEAYLVHSLKWPWEDWTDLLERSPVYYAGQSETPTLILHGEEDTRVHPSQSLELYRSLKLRSAAPVRLIYYPGEGHGNRMAAAQYDYAHRMMRWFDQYLLGEGGNPPPVDIGLDALIGGDGETED; from the coding sequence ATGACCTATTCGTTCACGCGCGCTGCGGCCGCTGCGGGCGCTGTGTGCCTGTTCGCCGCGCCGGCGCTGGCCCAGCAGCCGCTGACCATCGACGATCTCTTCCAGATGCAGACGGTGACCTCCGCGTCGATCAGCCCGGACGGCGACTGGATCGCCTATACTGTGCGCGATCCGCGCGACATCACCGAAGGCGAGGAGAACGGCGGGGCGGACAGCCATCTCTGGGTCGTCCCGGCGGACGGCGGAACGGCGCGCCCCTTCATCACCGGAGACGTCTCGGTGTCCTCGGTCGCCTGGCGGCCCGAGGCGGGCACGATCACCTTCCGCGCCCGGCGCGAGGGCGATGAGAACACTGTTCTCTACGAGATCGATCCGGCCGGCGGCGAGGCGCAGCGCCTGTTCGCGCATTCCGAAAGCGTCGGCTCTTATGTCTGGGCGCCGGACGGGGAGACGGTGTTCTTCCTGGGCCGCGAACACGAGCCGGAAGACGACTGGCGCGACAAGGGGTTCACCGCCTACGCCTATGAAGAGGACCTCGACTTCACCCGGCTCTGGCGGGTCGCGCTGCCGAGGGGCGGCGAGGCCGGCGAGGCGGCGATGATCGAGCTCGACGGCGACGCCTCGGCGATCGAGATCAGCGGGGACGGCGCGCGCCTGGCCGTCGCGCTCGCGCCGACGCCGCTGGTGGACGATTTCTACATGAAGCGCCGCTGGAGCGTCATCGACGCGGACACGGGCGCGACGATCTCCACCGTCGAAACCCCCGGCAAAACCGGAGGCGCGGCGTTCAGCCCTGACGGGACGCAGCTCGCCCTGATCGTCGGCGCGGATCAGAACGATCCCACAGCCGGCACGCTGGCGATCGCCGACGCGGCCACCGGAGACTACACGCTGATCGCGCGCGACGCCGAGCAGCATGTCGAGGACGCGGTCTGGCTCGACGGCGACACGGTTCTGGCGCTGGCTGCGGTGTCCACCGAGACCGCGCTCGTCGCCTATCGCACCGATGGGACCGAGGAGCGCCGCCGCACCCAGGACGAGATCGTGCTGCGCGGGCTCGAATACCACCCGCCGAGCCGGCGGCTGGTCGCCGTCGCCGACAGCGCGGATCATCCCCGCGAAGTGTTCTCCGCCAGCCGCTGGACCCGCGCTCTCGATCGGCTGACCGACCACAATCCCTGGCTCGCCGACCGGGCGCTGGGCGAACAGCGCACCTATTCCTTCACCGCCTCAGACGGCGTGCGCGTGGACGGCGTGCTGATCACCCCGCAGGGCGAAGCGCCTGAAGGCGGCTGGCCGCTGATCATGACGGTGCACGGCGGGCCTGAAGCCCATGACGCGGACGGCTGGCTGACCAGCTATTCCGATCCGGGCCATATCGGCGCGGGCGAAGGGTTCGCGGTGTACTACCCGAACTATCGCGGCTCGACCGGGCGCGGCGAGGCCTACGCCAAGCAGCACCAGAACGACTATGCGGGCCGCGAATTCGACGACCTCGTCGACGCGATCGGCGCGCTCAGCGGCGAGGGGATCGTCGACGCCGACAGGGTCGGCATCACCGGCGGCTCCTATGGCGGCTATGCGGCGATGTGGGGCGCGACGGCGCAGTCGGAGTACTTCGCCGCCTCGGTCGCGTTCGTGGGCGTGTCCAACCAGATCTCGAAATTCAACACCACCGACATCCCCAACGAGGCCTATCTGGTGCACTCGCTGAAATGGCCGTGGGAGGACTGGACCGACCTGCTCGAACGCAGCCCGGTCTACTACGCCGGCCAGAGCGAGACCCCGACGCTGATCCTGCACGGCGAGGAGGACACCCGCGTGCACCCCAGCCAGTCGCTCGAGCTTTACCGGTCTTTGAAGCTGCGCTCGGCCGCGCCGGTGCGGCTGATCTATTACCCCGGCGAAGGCCACGGCAACCGCATGGCCGCCGCCCAGTACGACTACGCGCACCGGATGATGCGCTGGTTCGACCAGTACCTGCTCGGCGAGGGCGGAAACCCGCCCCCGGTCGATATCGGCCTCGACGCCCTGATCGGCGGCGACGGCGAAACGGAGGACTAA
- a CDS encoding transglutaminase family protein: MGEQPQVKTDLFRVRHTTRYTYARPVRFGRHRAMFRPVETPELRLLTMTVDTRPESSVRWIHDVFSNTVTLFDFNDPSDVLEIGCTFDIVRTSFRDAEFPLADHAKSFPFEYEDHEKVDLGPLRSPRHDDPDGALAALATQCRDASGGDTWALLEGMNRKIRTDLGYTRREEPGVQSPAYTLQIGAGSCRDYAELMCELVRRLGFAARFVTGYLYDPALDSGVAGDASSVQGAGATHAWVQVFLPGAGWIDFDPTNAEIASGKLIQTGVGRAPEQVAPLSGYYDGRPEDAIGLDVSVDITSLAPSAVS; encoded by the coding sequence ATGGGCGAACAGCCGCAAGTAAAGACCGATCTCTTCCGGGTCCGGCACACCACCCGGTACACCTACGCCCGCCCCGTGCGCTTCGGACGGCACAGGGCGATGTTCCGGCCGGTGGAGACCCCCGAGCTGAGACTGCTCACGATGACTGTGGACACCCGGCCCGAGTCCTCGGTGCGCTGGATCCATGACGTGTTCTCCAACACCGTCACCCTGTTCGATTTCAACGACCCGTCCGACGTTCTGGAGATCGGCTGCACGTTCGACATCGTGCGCACCAGCTTCCGCGATGCGGAGTTTCCGCTCGCCGATCACGCCAAAAGCTTCCCGTTCGAGTACGAAGACCATGAAAAGGTCGATCTCGGACCTCTGAGAAGCCCGCGCCATGATGATCCCGACGGAGCGCTGGCTGCGCTCGCCACCCAGTGCCGCGACGCCTCGGGCGGGGACACCTGGGCGCTGCTGGAAGGGATGAACCGCAAGATCAGGACCGATCTCGGCTATACCCGCCGCGAGGAGCCCGGCGTTCAGAGCCCTGCCTATACCCTGCAGATCGGCGCTGGCTCGTGCCGGGACTACGCCGAACTCATGTGCGAGCTGGTCCGGCGCCTCGGTTTCGCGGCGCGCTTCGTCACAGGCTATCTCTATGATCCGGCGCTTGATTCAGGCGTGGCGGGCGACGCGTCCTCAGTGCAGGGCGCAGGCGCGACCCACGCCTGGGTGCAGGTCTTCCTGCCCGGCGCAGGCTGGATCGATTTCGACCCCACGAACGCCGAGATCGCCTCGGGCAAGCTGATCCAGACCGGGGTCGGCCGGGCGCCTGAACAGGTCGCCCCGCTCAGCGGGTACTACGACGGCCGCCCCGAGGACGCGATCGGCCTCGATGTGAGCGTGGACATCACCTCGCTCGCGCCCAGCGCGGTCTCGTGA
- a CDS encoding alpha-E domain-containing protein, producing the protein MQAKAEGRRIPGSSHRLLSRYAEHAFWLGRYVERAENLVRLLAVTEGFAAGDDDDAAWRGVLDTFHDRDAFAEARPKLSGLNVARWYFVDRSNPNSVISALHAARENARALRHITPIEAWKQINMLYGAVDALSARQVTLPKLSQLCETVRLGCLTHQGMVDGAWYRDEAWLFHRLGSELERADQTTRLLDVKYYQLKSAGASEDDGFAPPDIVWWNSLLRSASSYHAFRRRHALTAGPTEAANFLLFDADCPRSVKLSALAAADRLRELEHDYDAAPGDPLSKACEHLLALLEKPGGVKPGKGLHAFLDEVQLGVIGFASALAGRYFGPD; encoded by the coding sequence ATTCAAGCCAAGGCGGAGGGTCGAAGGATACCTGGGTCCTCTCATAGACTGCTCTCGCGCTATGCGGAGCACGCGTTCTGGCTCGGCCGATACGTCGAGCGGGCGGAGAATCTCGTCCGGCTTCTGGCGGTCACCGAAGGCTTCGCGGCCGGCGACGACGACGACGCGGCCTGGCGCGGGGTGCTCGACACCTTCCATGACCGCGACGCCTTCGCCGAAGCGCGTCCGAAGCTGTCGGGCCTGAACGTCGCACGCTGGTATTTCGTCGACCGCAGCAATCCGAACTCGGTGATCAGCGCGCTTCACGCCGCCCGCGAGAACGCGCGCGCGCTGAGGCACATCACCCCGATCGAGGCGTGGAAGCAGATCAACATGCTCTACGGCGCGGTCGACGCGCTGAGCGCGCGGCAGGTGACCCTGCCCAAGCTCAGCCAGCTCTGCGAGACCGTGCGGCTGGGCTGTCTGACCCATCAGGGCATGGTCGACGGCGCCTGGTACCGCGACGAGGCCTGGCTGTTTCACCGGCTCGGCTCCGAGCTCGAACGCGCCGACCAGACCACGCGCCTGCTGGACGTGAAATACTACCAGCTGAAATCCGCCGGCGCGTCCGAAGACGACGGCTTCGCCCCGCCCGACATCGTGTGGTGGAACTCGCTTCTGCGCTCGGCGTCGAGCTATCACGCCTTCCGCCGGCGCCATGCGCTGACGGCGGGCCCCACTGAAGCGGCGAACTTCCTGCTGTTCGACGCCGACTGCCCCCGCTCGGTGAAGCTCTCCGCCCTGGCCGCCGCCGACCGCCTGCGCGAGCTCGAACACGATTACGACGCCGCGCCTGGCGATCCGCTGTCGAAAGCCTGCGAACACCTGCTCGCACTGCTCGAAAAGCCCGGCGGGGTGAAACCCGGCAAGGGGCTTCACGCATTCCTCGACGAGGTGCAGCTGGGCGTCATCGGATTTGCGAGCGCTCTGGCCGGGCGGTATTTCGGTCCCGATTGA
- a CDS encoding S9 family peptidase, translating into MTLHFRSAAALAAATLVAGAASAQQPMEIADLFEIRQASSAALSPDGRHVAYTVFEPRNIVAGDEDGSGDVELHVAFGPNQSRAFITGEGRVGAVDWTPDGQALTFLARRDGDSATSLYRIAFGGGEAEKVLSHDSSIQSYVIAPDGETVYFIALPKADSARQAFRNRGFRANVYEEGGVFAEVWRASLDSDADPVSLGLEGNASDLVLSEDGRRLAVAIAPTTLVDDSLMERRWTIVDAASGETVSVIDTEGKIGPAAFSPDGSELAFIAGADRADPTAGTLHVANVASGAFRAIAREAEQHVSDLAWVDRNSIMVLAETGLDSALVTYNTNGREESREAYDGFVLGSFDRSDNGRIAAIADAARHPRELYAGRSPSRLERWTSLNPQLDQIAFGDQRGFEFTARDGERIEGVLVTPQGEAPEGGWPLIMTVHGGPEARDANGWVTGYSRLGHIAAGDGMAVFYPNYRGSTGRGERFAKLDHLDAPGDEFNDLVDAIGALSEAGIVNPDKVGITGGSYGGFASAWGATVASEHFVASAPFVALTDLISFYGTTEIPIEMVDVHFMTNPWDDWTMYLEKSPTFNAPGSTTPTLILHGEEDTRVDPSQSYILYRMLKMTSEAPVRLVTYPGEGHGNRNAAAQFDYAHRVLRWMTHYLQGPGGEPPAADLPLEDLLGESEN; encoded by the coding sequence ATGACCCTTCACTTCAGATCCGCGGCCGCCCTGGCCGCAGCCACGCTGGTCGCCGGCGCTGCGAGCGCGCAGCAGCCGATGGAGATCGCCGACCTGTTCGAGATCCGCCAGGCGAGCTCCGCGGCGCTGTCTCCGGACGGCCGCCATGTCGCCTATACGGTTTTCGAGCCGCGCAACATCGTCGCCGGCGATGAGGACGGCTCGGGCGATGTCGAGCTTCACGTCGCCTTCGGGCCGAACCAGTCGCGCGCCTTCATCACCGGCGAAGGCCGGGTGGGCGCGGTCGACTGGACCCCGGACGGGCAGGCGCTGACCTTCCTGGCGCGCCGGGACGGCGACAGCGCGACCTCGCTCTACCGCATCGCCTTCGGCGGCGGCGAGGCGGAGAAGGTGCTCAGCCACGACAGCTCGATCCAGTCCTATGTGATCGCGCCGGACGGCGAGACGGTCTATTTCATCGCCCTTCCGAAAGCCGACAGCGCGCGGCAGGCCTTCCGCAATCGCGGCTTCCGCGCGAACGTCTATGAAGAAGGCGGGGTGTTCGCCGAAGTCTGGCGCGCCAGCCTCGACAGCGACGCCGATCCGGTCTCGCTCGGCCTCGAAGGCAACGCGTCGGATCTGGTGCTCAGCGAGGACGGGAGGCGGCTCGCCGTCGCGATCGCGCCGACCACGCTGGTCGACGATTCCCTGATGGAGCGGCGCTGGACCATCGTGGACGCGGCCAGCGGCGAGACGGTTTCGGTCATCGACACCGAAGGCAAGATCGGCCCGGCGGCCTTTTCGCCCGACGGAAGCGAGCTCGCGTTCATCGCCGGCGCGGACCGCGCCGACCCGACCGCCGGCACGCTGCACGTCGCAAACGTCGCCAGCGGAGCCTTCCGCGCCATCGCGCGCGAGGCCGAGCAGCATGTCAGCGATCTGGCCTGGGTCGACCGCAACTCGATCATGGTCCTCGCCGAGACCGGGCTCGACAGCGCGCTCGTCACCTACAACACCAACGGTCGTGAGGAATCGCGCGAGGCGTATGACGGCTTCGTCCTGGGCTCGTTCGACCGGTCGGACAATGGCCGCATCGCGGCGATCGCCGACGCCGCGCGTCATCCGCGTGAGCTTTACGCCGGCCGGTCGCCCTCGCGGCTGGAGCGGTGGACCTCGCTGAACCCGCAGCTCGACCAGATCGCTTTCGGAGACCAGCGCGGCTTCGAGTTCACCGCCCGCGACGGCGAGCGCATCGAGGGCGTGCTCGTCACCCCGCAGGGCGAAGCGCCCGAGGGCGGCTGGCCGCTGATCATGACCGTACACGGCGGCCCTGAAGCGCGCGACGCCAACGGCTGGGTCACCGGGTATTCGCGCCTGGGCCACATCGCGGCGGGCGACGGGATGGCGGTGTTCTACCCGAACTATCGGGGCTCGACCGGGCGCGGCGAACGCTTCGCCAAGCTTGATCATCTCGACGCCCCCGGCGACGAGTTCAACGATCTGGTCGACGCGATCGGCGCGCTTTCCGAAGCGGGGATCGTGAACCCCGACAAGGTCGGGATCACCGGCGGCTCGTACGGCGGTTTCGCCTCGGCCTGGGGCGCGACGGTGGCCAGCGAGCACTTTGTAGCCTCCGCGCCCTTCGTGGCGCTGACCGATCTCATCAGCTTTTACGGCACCACCGAGATCCCGATCGAGATGGTCGACGTGCACTTCATGACCAATCCGTGGGACGACTGGACGATGTATCTGGAGAAGTCCCCGACCTTCAACGCGCCGGGCTCGACCACCCCGACGCTGATCCTGCACGGCGAGGAGGACACCCGCGTCGATCCCAGCCAGTCCTACATCCTCTATCGGATGCTGAAGATGACCAGCGAGGCGCCGGTGCGCCTGGTCACCTATCCCGGCGAAGGGCACGGCAACCGCAATGCGGCCGCCCAGTTCGACTACGCCCACCGGGTGCTGCGCTGGATGACGCACTATCTGCAGGGGCCCGGCGGCGAGCCGCCCGCAGCCGACCTGCCGCTCGAAGACCTGCTCGGCGAGAGCGAGAACTGA